From a single Paenibacillus sp. FSL R5-0345 genomic region:
- a CDS encoding DUF4097 family beta strand repeat-containing protein produces MKSTAKKLLTTIGILVTLLISLAGCSSDSTSMEEKNYTIPAQKIDTLTIDVKDKKINILQSKDEQIHIVYYESEKDFYKIDLSDDKELSMVSDSNKEWNDYIGGKGSQVTRTIQVWIPDATLKNLSLKTSNESIVLPTIMFLGTVEVNINNGNIQLDKLNVGTAITLETKNGNISGSISGSYDDFAILSKVKKGDSNLPANKENGSKKLSAYTNNGDINLQFSE; encoded by the coding sequence ATGAAAAGTACTGCAAAAAAATTACTAACTACTATAGGCATATTGGTGACACTATTGATATCATTAGCAGGATGTTCCTCCGACTCCACTTCCATGGAGGAAAAAAATTACACCATACCTGCCCAAAAGATTGATACCTTAACAATTGATGTAAAAGACAAAAAAATAAATATCCTCCAATCTAAAGATGAACAAATTCATATTGTTTACTATGAAAGTGAGAAAGATTTTTACAAGATTGATCTATCTGACGATAAAGAACTGTCAATGGTAAGTGACAGTAATAAGGAATGGAACGACTATATCGGAGGAAAAGGCTCGCAAGTAACCAGAACTATTCAGGTATGGATACCTGATGCAACTTTAAAAAATTTGAGTTTAAAAACATCAAATGAAAGTATCGTATTACCAACAATCATGTTTTTAGGGACAGTGGAAGTAAACATAAATAACGGAAATATCCAACTGGACAAATTGAATGTAGGGACGGCTATAACCCTTGAAACAAAAAACGGAAATATTAGCGGTTCAATTTCAGGGTCATATGATGATTTCGCGATCTTAAGCAAGGTAAAGAAAGGTGATAGCAATTTGCCTGCCAATAAAGAGAATGGTTCAAAAAAACTATCTGCTTATACAAATAACGGCGATATTAACTTACAATTTTCTGAGTAG
- a CDS encoding class I SAM-dependent rRNA methyltransferase, protein MASVILERNRKKRLEQGHPWVYAGEVASVEGNPEAGGLVDVLNHQGRFLAVGYYNPASQIRVRIVSQGPLAIMDTAFFAERFENCLQHRNRFLPGADAYRLVYGEADFLPGLIVDRFGDILVVQLLTLGMDKRRTEIVEALVQVMAPRGIYERSDVSVRELEGLEQTTGVLYGECPRHVTVSENGLKLVVDIEEGQKTGYFFDQRENRASIAPLMKGWGGRSGITLQEIETEDGSLQTLPVNKSGKHVTFPYWDGATVLECFSHTGSFTLHACKYGAKKVTCLDVSAHAIESAKVNVELNGFSDRVEFVVDDAFAYLRNQVKGVEERSERATVASGTESTAATTNAKSGGKATKTDTSKPMTAGGGRTWDVVILDPPAFAKTKSAVAGACRGYKDINLHGMKLVNEGGYLVTASCSYHMQPDLFLETIADAAKDAGKVLRLVEWRAAGKDHPQILGVNEGHYLKFAIFEVRSKK, encoded by the coding sequence TTGGCATCGGTTATTTTAGAACGTAATCGCAAAAAGAGACTAGAACAGGGCCATCCATGGGTCTACGCAGGTGAAGTGGCATCAGTAGAAGGAAACCCAGAAGCAGGAGGATTGGTTGATGTCCTTAATCATCAAGGTCGGTTTCTGGCTGTAGGATATTACAATCCAGCATCACAAATTCGGGTGAGAATTGTATCACAGGGACCTTTGGCTATCATGGACACCGCTTTTTTCGCTGAGCGGTTCGAGAATTGTCTGCAGCATAGAAATCGGTTCCTGCCGGGAGCAGATGCTTACCGTTTGGTATATGGTGAAGCGGACTTTTTACCAGGGCTTATTGTGGATCGGTTCGGAGATATTCTAGTTGTGCAGCTGCTTACACTCGGAATGGACAAGCGCCGTACAGAGATTGTTGAAGCACTTGTACAGGTTATGGCACCGCGTGGTATTTATGAACGCAGTGATGTTAGCGTGCGCGAGCTGGAAGGGTTGGAGCAGACTACAGGGGTGCTATACGGGGAATGTCCACGGCATGTTACTGTAAGTGAGAATGGCTTGAAGCTGGTAGTAGATATTGAAGAAGGCCAGAAGACAGGTTATTTCTTTGATCAGCGTGAGAATAGAGCATCCATTGCGCCACTCATGAAGGGCTGGGGTGGACGAAGCGGCATAACACTGCAAGAAATCGAAACAGAAGACGGCTCGCTACAGACTTTGCCGGTAAATAAGAGTGGTAAACACGTAACCTTCCCTTATTGGGATGGTGCTACAGTGCTGGAATGCTTCTCGCACACAGGCAGCTTCACTCTGCATGCATGCAAATATGGCGCGAAAAAAGTAACCTGCCTAGATGTTTCCGCTCATGCTATAGAGAGTGCGAAGGTCAATGTGGAGCTGAATGGCTTTAGTGACCGAGTGGAATTTGTAGTGGATGATGCTTTTGCCTATCTGCGCAATCAGGTCAAGGGGGTGGAGGAACGTTCAGAGCGGGCGACGGTTGCAAGCGGAACGGAATCAACAGCAGCGACTACAAATGCTAAATCTGGGGGCAAAGCAACCAAAACCGATACCTCCAAACCGATGACAGCAGGTGGAGGCAGAACTTGGGATGTAGTTATCCTAGACCCTCCAGCGTTTGCCAAAACTAAAAGTGCAGTAGCAGGTGCATGCCGCGGTTATAAGGATATTAATCTGCATGGCATGAAGTTGGTGAATGAAGGTGGATATTTGGTTACAGCAAGTTGTTCGTACCACATGCAGCCGGACCTATTCCTCGAAACGATTGCAGACGCAGCAAAAGATGCTGGTAAAGTATTGAGACTTGTGGAATGGCGTGCCGCAGGAAAAGACCATCCGCAGATTCTAGGCGTTAACGAAGGACACTATCTGAAGTTTGCGATTTTTGAAGTGCGGAGTAAGAAGTAA
- a CDS encoding Na/Pi cotransporter family protein, protein MFRDLLFPIIYGLVIFLAGMKLMETALSKLAGPLLTTSLNKATSTPIKGLIASSVLSALLQSSTAVTVLTIGMVNAGLLTYARTLGIILGSNIGTTLTTELIGLHINSMASPLLAASLSLWAAAVIAGELPHTSRAAILCRKISEPLQFISLAVSGFALVLWGIAVMQSIGGTLQESGLFLWFLDHAATSVLWGLAAGACLTALLHSSAAVIAMAMSIAASGAMPPELGIAIVLGANVGTCVTAVIASIGGSSSGVFVAWSHVALNIGGALLFLPLIGPLQATAAWIGGGVASQIAHAQTIFNVVCSLIALPLCYLPVWSRLEKRLQS, encoded by the coding sequence ATGTTCCGTGATCTGCTTTTCCCTATCATATATGGTCTTGTCATTTTTCTGGCTGGCATGAAGCTAATGGAAACCGCGTTGTCCAAGCTTGCAGGCCCTCTGTTAACTACAAGCCTGAATAAGGCTACTTCTACACCTATTAAAGGCTTGATTGCAAGCAGCGTACTGTCAGCCCTGCTCCAGAGCAGCACTGCAGTAACTGTACTCACCATCGGCATGGTAAATGCCGGCCTGCTCACCTATGCTCGTACACTCGGCATTATCTTAGGCAGCAACATCGGTACCACTTTGACTACAGAATTGATCGGACTTCACATCAATTCCATGGCTTCCCCACTGCTGGCTGCCTCGCTGAGTCTGTGGGCAGCAGCCGTTATAGCTGGGGAATTACCGCATACGTCACGAGCGGCAATACTGTGCCGGAAAATATCAGAACCGCTGCAATTCATCAGCCTGGCTGTATCAGGATTCGCTCTAGTCCTATGGGGAATCGCAGTTATGCAGTCCATCGGCGGGACACTTCAGGAGAGTGGCCTATTCCTCTGGTTCCTGGATCATGCTGCCACAAGTGTCCTGTGGGGACTAGCCGCTGGCGCCTGTCTAACAGCCCTGCTACATAGCAGTGCAGCGGTTATTGCCATGGCAATGAGCATTGCTGCCTCGGGTGCCATGCCCCCAGAGCTCGGCATAGCCATCGTGCTCGGTGCTAACGTCGGCACCTGCGTCACAGCTGTCATTGCTTCCATCGGCGGCTCATCATCTGGTGTCTTCGTCGCTTGGTCGCATGTAGCCCTTAACATTGGCGGAGCGTTGTTATTCCTGCCACTTATCGGGCCCCTACAAGCAACTGCTGCATGGATTGGCGGAGGGGTCGCCTCACAAATCGCCCATGCACAGACTATTTTTAATGTAGTATGCTCGCTAATCGCACTCCCATTATGTTACCTGCCTGTATGGTCAAGACTGGAGAAACGTCTTCAATCGTAA
- a CDS encoding energy-coupling factor transporter transmembrane component T family protein: MKATMLTFTKQDSPIHRLTGATKLILFIVWSVTGMITYDTRCLIVMLLFSLIAFRISKVQFQDYAFVLYFILIFFVLNHIAIFIFSPLEGVKVYGSRHDIVHLVGRYTVTWEQLFYQLNIALKYAVVIPMALLFLLTTNPSEFAASLNRIGVNYKIAYSVSLALRYIPDIQRDYENISFSAQARGIDISRKEKLPKRLKNIISILMPLILTSIERIENISTAMELRGFGTKSKRTWYSSRPFSKNDYIALILFALIAISSTVITFYDGSRFYNIFD, from the coding sequence ATGAAGGCCACAATGTTAACTTTTACGAAGCAGGATTCACCTATTCACCGTCTTACAGGCGCCACTAAGCTGATTTTATTTATAGTATGGTCTGTGACAGGGATGATTACATATGATACAAGATGTCTGATAGTGATGCTGCTATTTAGTTTAATTGCCTTTAGAATCTCTAAAGTTCAATTTCAGGATTACGCCTTTGTACTATATTTTATCTTGATATTCTTTGTGCTTAATCATATAGCTATCTTTATTTTCTCTCCATTGGAAGGTGTAAAGGTTTACGGTTCACGTCATGATATTGTTCATCTTGTAGGTCGGTATACCGTTACATGGGAGCAACTATTCTATCAATTAAATATTGCACTTAAATATGCAGTAGTAATTCCTATGGCGTTATTGTTTCTTTTAACCACAAATCCCAGTGAATTCGCAGCATCCTTAAACCGGATTGGTGTGAACTATAAAATCGCATATTCTGTATCGCTCGCGCTGCGGTACATTCCGGATATCCAAAGAGATTATGAGAATATTTCGTTCTCTGCTCAGGCACGAGGAATAGACATCTCTCGAAAAGAAAAGCTGCCTAAGCGGCTTAAAAATATCATTTCGATTCTTATGCCCTTGATTCTGACTAGCATTGAGCGAATTGAGAATATTAGTACGGCTATGGAATTACGTGGCTTTGGAACTAAGAGCAAACGGACTTGGTACAGCAGTCGTCCGTTCTCCAAAAACGATTATATTGCCTTGATCTTATTCGCTCTGATCGCAATATCCTCGACAGTAATTACATTTTACGATGGATCGCGGTTTTATAATATTTTCGATTGA
- a CDS encoding ABC transporter ATP-binding protein, with the protein MRKAVIEFKDFSFQYRAQQEPTLTGINLTIAEGEKVLIVGPSGSGKSTLAHCINGLIPFAYKGEMSGSLQIMGQEQKELSIAALSDQIGTVLQDPDGQFVGLTVGEDIAFSLENQAVQQAEMKERVVVAATAVDIQDYLGSSPQELSGGQKQKTTLAGVLVGDVDILLFDEPLANLDPYTGTKAIELIDRVQKETGKTVIIIEHRLEEVLHRVVDRIIVIHDGRVAADMPSAELLSTELLSEVGIREPLYLAALKYAGCTITSDMNPQHINDIQLEACSSKLKTWYDNNNARQDKVDSPPILELRDISFGYVRNQPVLHKLNLFINKGEMLCIAGRNGAGKSTVSKLICGFYKPTSGSILMNGRDIAKDTIKERAERIGFVMQNPNHMISKTLLYDEVALGLKLRGVSEELIRERVHHVLKICGLYAFRSWPISALSYGQKKRVTIASIMILEPELIILDEPTAAQDYRHYNEMMEFLLTLRAQGMTVIMITHDMHLMLEYADRAVVLSDGVKLADDRPERVLTNIEVVRNANLKETSLFTLAMKAQLDQPEEFVRRFIAYDRRSRGG; encoded by the coding sequence ATGAGAAAAGCAGTGATTGAATTTAAGGATTTCAGTTTTCAATATCGAGCACAGCAAGAACCTACACTCACAGGTATCAACTTAACGATTGCCGAAGGGGAAAAGGTGCTTATCGTAGGACCCTCAGGCTCTGGAAAAAGTACGCTGGCTCATTGTATAAACGGACTCATCCCTTTTGCCTATAAAGGTGAAATGTCTGGATCATTGCAAATTATGGGTCAGGAGCAGAAAGAACTAAGTATCGCAGCATTGTCGGATCAGATAGGGACAGTATTGCAAGACCCGGACGGACAGTTTGTGGGATTAACGGTTGGAGAGGACATCGCCTTCAGTCTGGAGAATCAAGCGGTTCAGCAGGCTGAGATGAAAGAAAGAGTAGTAGTTGCGGCAACAGCGGTGGATATCCAAGATTATTTGGGATCTTCACCTCAGGAACTGTCCGGCGGACAGAAGCAGAAAACAACCTTAGCCGGTGTTCTGGTTGGTGATGTGGACATCCTGCTGTTTGATGAGCCTTTGGCAAACTTAGATCCATATACCGGCACAAAAGCGATAGAGCTCATTGACCGAGTGCAAAAAGAGACCGGCAAGACAGTTATTATTATCGAGCACCGACTAGAGGAAGTACTGCACCGTGTGGTGGACCGCATTATTGTGATCCATGACGGACGCGTAGCGGCGGATATGCCTTCCGCTGAGCTGTTAAGCACTGAGCTACTTTCAGAGGTAGGTATTCGGGAACCTCTTTATTTGGCGGCTTTAAAGTATGCAGGTTGTACGATTACATCAGATATGAATCCACAGCATATAAACGATATTCAGTTGGAGGCTTGTTCAAGTAAACTTAAAACCTGGTATGACAACAATAATGCGCGACAGGATAAGGTGGATAGTCCACCTATACTTGAGCTGCGAGATATTTCTTTTGGATACGTGAGAAATCAGCCTGTGCTGCATAAGCTTAACCTTTTCATCAATAAAGGAGAGATGCTTTGTATTGCTGGTCGAAATGGGGCAGGAAAATCCACGGTATCTAAGCTAATCTGTGGATTTTATAAGCCCACCTCCGGATCGATACTGATGAACGGAAGAGACATTGCCAAGGATACGATTAAGGAGCGGGCAGAGCGGATCGGTTTCGTGATGCAGAATCCAAATCATATGATTTCTAAGACGCTATTATATGATGAGGTTGCGCTAGGCCTTAAGTTACGAGGCGTGTCAGAGGAGCTTATTCGTGAGCGTGTGCATCATGTTTTGAAAATATGTGGTCTATATGCTTTTCGTAGCTGGCCGATCTCGGCGCTCAGCTATGGTCAGAAAAAACGTGTTACTATTGCGTCTATTATGATTCTAGAGCCGGAACTCATCATTTTGGATGAGCCGACTGCAGCTCAGGATTATAGGCACTATAACGAAATGATGGAATTCCTTCTCACGCTGCGGGCGCAGGGAATGACGGTCATTATGATTACGCATGACATGCATCTTATGCTGGAGTATGCTGATAGAGCTGTAGTGTTATCTGATGGAGTGAAGCTTGCGGATGACAGACCAGAGCGAGTATTAACCAATATAGAAGTGGTTAGGAATGCTAACTTAAAGGAAACCTCACTATTTACATTGGCTATGAAGGCCCAATTGGATCAGCCAGAAGAGTTTGTAAGAAGATTTATTGCATATGATAGGAGGAGCCGGGGCGGATGA
- a CDS encoding ECF-type riboflavin transporter substrate-binding protein, translated as MKKMAKQKVLSIKTIVAIGIGSALFVILGRFGSIPSGIPNTNIETTYALLALFALLYGPFAGLLIGLIGHTLKDAIFYGSPWFSWVIASGIVGLVIGLLVARIGIHDGEFGRKELIRFNLAQIVANAIAWFLVAPVLDILIYAEPANKVFTQGLIAGASNIVTVAVIGSLLAIAYAKTRTKQGSLTREA; from the coding sequence ATGAAAAAGATGGCAAAACAAAAGGTGTTATCGATCAAGACCATTGTAGCGATTGGTATCGGTTCTGCTTTATTCGTTATATTGGGCAGGTTCGGTTCGATTCCATCCGGAATTCCAAACACTAACATTGAAACTACATACGCTTTACTAGCATTGTTCGCACTGTTGTACGGTCCGTTTGCCGGATTACTTATTGGCCTGATCGGCCATACATTGAAGGATGCAATTTTTTACGGTTCCCCTTGGTTCAGTTGGGTGATCGCTTCTGGAATTGTTGGTCTCGTCATTGGTCTGCTGGTGGCTAGAATTGGGATTCATGATGGGGAGTTCGGACGAAAGGAACTGATTCGTTTTAATCTGGCTCAGATTGTAGCGAATGCAATCGCCTGGTTCTTAGTAGCACCTGTACTAGATATTCTAATCTATGCGGAACCAGCGAATAAAGTATTCACTCAAGGACTTATCGCCGGAGCATCCAATATAGTCACTGTGGCAGTGATTGGCTCACTACTTGCAATTGCATATGCTAAGACAAGAACGAAGCAAGGCAGCTTGACCAGAGAAGCCTGA
- a CDS encoding AzlC family ABC transporter permease, which yields MSTENVQLEAIPSPKQEDSFLKGVKDCIPTLLGYLSIGLAAGVVQKTAGLSIAEIALISLILYAGSAQFIAAGMIAVSSSPAAIIITIFIVNLRHILLSAALSPYFRHLTPLRNMLVGSLLTDETFGVAINQTLNKEQISEQWMHGLNITAYLNWFLANIAGAFLAQWISDPDQFGLQFALPAMFIGILVISMMDRKKIRLDLVVAILAVTIAIGSSFLFSSSVGVIIATVIASTIGMVFEKWK from the coding sequence ATGAGTACAGAGAACGTTCAACTAGAGGCAATCCCTTCTCCAAAACAGGAAGATAGCTTCCTTAAAGGGGTAAAAGATTGCATTCCCACACTACTCGGTTATTTGAGCATCGGACTTGCCGCAGGGGTTGTTCAAAAGACTGCCGGACTCAGCATTGCTGAGATTGCCTTAATCAGTCTGATTCTTTACGCGGGATCAGCTCAGTTTATAGCTGCTGGAATGATAGCCGTAAGCAGCTCGCCTGCGGCCATTATCATTACGATTTTTATCGTTAATCTTCGTCATATTTTGCTTAGCGCAGCTCTTTCACCTTATTTCCGACATCTTACCCCACTGCGAAATATGCTGGTTGGTTCTTTATTAACCGATGAGACCTTCGGTGTCGCCATCAATCAAACCTTGAATAAGGAGCAAATCAGTGAACAATGGATGCACGGACTTAACATCACCGCTTATTTAAACTGGTTTCTTGCAAATATAGCCGGTGCTTTTTTGGCCCAGTGGATTTCAGATCCGGATCAATTCGGTTTGCAGTTTGCGTTACCCGCCATGTTTATCGGCATCCTTGTGATTTCCATGATGGACCGCAAAAAAATAAGACTTGATTTAGTTGTCGCAATCCTTGCAGTGACCATAGCTATAGGAAGCTCCTTCCTGTTCTCCAGTAGTGTTGGAGTGATTATCGCAACAGTTATTGCATCTACAATAGGGATGGTGTTTGAAAAATGGAAGTAA
- a CDS encoding AzlD domain-containing protein codes for MEVRWDVLLIILGAALVTFIPRVVPLMILSRFELPEWGMRWLNYVPISVMAALIGQEIFLNDGKFTPIANNIELFAAIPTFWIAIKTRSLLGTVLAGVISVMILRMFF; via the coding sequence ATGGAAGTAAGATGGGATGTTCTGTTGATCATTCTGGGGGCAGCTTTGGTGACCTTCATTCCAAGGGTGGTTCCATTAATGATTCTAAGCCGTTTTGAATTACCAGAATGGGGAATGCGCTGGTTAAATTATGTCCCTATCTCTGTCATGGCGGCATTAATAGGTCAGGAGATCTTCTTGAATGATGGAAAATTCACACCTATAGCCAATAATATTGAGCTTTTTGCAGCAATTCCTACTTTTTGGATCGCGATAAAAACCCGGAGTTTACTCGGCACTGTACTGGCAGGTGTAATTTCAGTTATGATTCTGCGGATGTTTTTTTGA
- the mtaB gene encoding tRNA (N(6)-L-threonylcarbamoyladenosine(37)-C(2))-methylthiotransferase MtaB — MPSVAFYTLGCKVNFYDTEAIWQLFKNEGYEQVDFEGPADVYLINTCTVTNTGDKKSRQMIRRAVRRNPEAIVAVTGCYAQTSPGEILDIPGVDLVIGNQDRDQIMTHVKNIEASRQPVNAVRNIMKTREFEEMDVPGFADRTRAFMKIQDGCNNFCTFCIIPWSRGLSRSRDPKSIVAQAHQLVEAGYKEFVLTGIHTGGYGDDLDNYRLSDLLWDLDKVDGLERVRISSIEASQIDEKLLEVLNRSSKMCRHLHIPLQAGHNDVLKAMRRKYTTEEYYAKMQLIRQAMPDVGITTDVIVGFPGETDEMFRAGYDFMKAINYSEMHVFPYSKRTGTPAARMENQIDEEIKNVRVQELIDLSEEMQLAYARKFVGQTLSVIPERSAKGAPGRSTQHGFSDNYLQVFFEGEDSLQGELCDVKITEAGVNECRGELIGVSQSGLKQAVR; from the coding sequence ATGCCATCCGTAGCGTTTTATACTTTAGGTTGTAAAGTGAATTTCTATGATACCGAAGCCATTTGGCAGCTATTTAAAAATGAAGGTTACGAGCAGGTTGATTTCGAGGGTCCCGCCGATGTATATCTGATTAATACTTGTACTGTAACTAACACAGGTGACAAAAAAAGCCGTCAAATGATCCGCCGTGCCGTGCGCCGTAATCCAGAGGCTATCGTAGCCGTAACAGGCTGTTACGCGCAAACTTCGCCTGGGGAGATTCTAGATATTCCTGGAGTCGATCTTGTTATTGGTAACCAGGACCGAGATCAGATTATGACGCATGTGAAGAACATTGAAGCCTCACGCCAGCCGGTTAACGCTGTGCGTAATATTATGAAGACACGTGAGTTCGAAGAGATGGATGTACCAGGCTTTGCGGATCGGACGCGTGCGTTTATGAAGATTCAGGATGGTTGCAACAACTTCTGTACCTTCTGTATCATTCCATGGTCGCGTGGGCTGTCCCGCAGTCGTGATCCCAAGAGCATTGTCGCTCAAGCGCATCAATTGGTAGAAGCAGGATATAAGGAGTTTGTACTTACGGGTATTCATACCGGAGGTTACGGCGATGATCTGGATAATTACCGTCTCTCCGATTTGCTGTGGGATCTAGATAAGGTGGATGGACTGGAACGCGTACGTATCAGTTCTATCGAAGCTAGTCAGATTGATGAGAAGCTGCTTGAGGTGCTGAACCGTTCCTCCAAAATGTGCCGTCATCTGCATATCCCGCTACAAGCCGGACATAATGATGTGCTGAAGGCGATGCGCCGTAAATATACGACCGAAGAGTATTACGCCAAAATGCAATTGATCCGCCAGGCGATGCCAGATGTGGGAATTACCACTGACGTTATCGTTGGATTTCCGGGTGAGACCGATGAGATGTTCCGTGCAGGTTACGATTTCATGAAAGCTATAAATTACTCCGAGATGCATGTATTCCCTTATTCCAAGCGGACAGGTACGCCTGCAGCACGGATGGAGAATCAGATCGACGAGGAGATCAAAAATGTACGCGTTCAGGAACTGATTGATCTATCTGAAGAGATGCAATTAGCTTATGCCCGTAAGTTTGTTGGACAGACGCTTAGCGTAATTCCAGAAAGATCAGCCAAGGGTGCGCCGGGTCGCAGTACGCAACATGGTTTCAGTGATAACTATTTACAGGTGTTCTTTGAGGGTGAGGATTCACTTCAAGGCGAACTTTGTGATGTGAAGATCACCGAAGCTGGTGTGAATGAATGCCGAGGCGAACTGATCGGGGTAAGTCAGAGCGGTCTTAAGCAGGCTGTTCGTTAA
- a CDS encoding RsmE family RNA methyltransferase — translation MQRYFVTPEQFGADTVRIDGEDARHIAKVMRGKAGDKLIVSDGVSREALVEIAQIEIGEVTVNILESLEMTHEPRIKITVAQSLPKADKMETVIQKCTEIGAVSFVPFLSERTIVQYDERKESKRLDRWRKICKEAAEQAHRNIVPAVASPLSWKQLLQTFSEYDAVYFCYEKEEGLQLRSSVAPWLASLSPETGGKVMVVVGPEGGFTPEECQKAEEAGAVSVGLGRRILRCETAGMVAAACILYESGEMGGA, via the coding sequence ATGCAGCGATATTTCGTTACGCCGGAGCAGTTTGGTGCGGATACCGTGAGAATTGATGGGGAAGATGCCCGTCATATTGCTAAAGTGATGCGTGGTAAGGCAGGGGACAAGCTTATTGTGAGCGATGGTGTTTCCCGTGAGGCATTAGTAGAGATTGCGCAGATTGAAATTGGGGAGGTCACTGTGAACATCTTGGAGTCTCTGGAGATGACGCATGAACCTCGAATTAAAATTACAGTAGCTCAGAGCTTGCCTAAGGCTGATAAGATGGAAACGGTCATTCAGAAGTGCACAGAGATTGGTGCTGTGAGCTTTGTTCCTTTTCTGTCAGAGCGCACGATAGTGCAATACGACGAGCGTAAGGAAAGCAAACGACTGGATCGCTGGCGTAAAATTTGCAAGGAAGCTGCCGAACAGGCTCACCGGAATATCGTTCCGGCTGTAGCTTCACCTCTTTCTTGGAAACAGCTCTTGCAGACTTTTAGCGAGTATGATGCCGTTTATTTCTGCTATGAAAAAGAGGAAGGCTTGCAGCTTCGTAGCAGTGTTGCGCCTTGGTTAGCATCGCTCTCGCCAGAGACTGGTGGGAAGGTAATGGTAGTAGTAGGTCCTGAGGGAGGCTTTACGCCGGAGGAATGCCAAAAGGCAGAGGAAGCCGGGGCAGTATCCGTAGGACTTGGTCGGCGTATTCTGCGCTGTGAGACAGCGGGCATGGTTGCTGCTGCTTGTATTTTATATGAATCTGGAGAAATGGGAGGAGCTTAA
- a CDS encoding site-2 protease family protein has product MDILQNIIRVDLDQLPFLLITILIAFTVHEFSHAYFANKFGDPTARLLGRMTLNPAVHFDFFGILLLLVAGFGWARPVPVNRDNFSRPRLMGVIVSAAGPISNLLLGIIGAIIYGALAATGVLDNISNDRMLEAVYLFFGTFIQWNFFLFLFNLIPLPPLDGYRIVEDIAPRSIRGKLQQFEQWAVFLFLLILFIPGLRTYTIDPLAIWASEMSRTFVQLSLRIFGS; this is encoded by the coding sequence ATGGATATATTACAAAATATAATTCGAGTAGATTTAGATCAGCTTCCTTTCCTGCTGATTACGATTTTAATTGCTTTTACAGTACATGAATTCAGTCATGCTTATTTCGCAAATAAGTTTGGTGACCCAACAGCAAGATTACTTGGCCGTATGACGCTTAATCCTGCTGTTCATTTCGATTTCTTTGGTATTTTGCTCCTGCTAGTTGCCGGCTTCGGTTGGGCACGTCCGGTTCCGGTAAACCGCGATAACTTTAGTCGTCCTCGTCTCATGGGAGTCATCGTGTCGGCTGCGGGACCAATCAGTAACCTGCTCTTAGGAATTATTGGTGCTATAATATACGGTGCACTTGCGGCAACTGGAGTTCTAGATAATATCTCGAATGATCGCATGCTTGAGGCTGTATACTTATTCTTTGGCACCTTCATTCAGTGGAACTTCTTTCTGTTTCTGTTCAATCTTATTCCGCTGCCGCCACTGGATGGCTATCGGATTGTGGAAGATATCGCCCCACGTTCGATCCGCGGCAAATTACAGCAGTTTGAACAATGGGCTGTATTCCTCTTTTTATTGATTCTGTTTATTCCTGGGCTACGGACTTATACGATTGATCCGCTAGCAATCTGGGCTAGTGAAATGTCGAGAACATTTGTACAGCTGTCACTAAGAATTTTTGGCAGCTAA